A section of the Acropora muricata isolate sample 2 chromosome 4, ASM3666990v1, whole genome shotgun sequence genome encodes:
- the LOC136915290 gene encoding tetratricopeptide repeat protein 28-like isoform X1, whose product MSNISEEASLWSFSRKSFEHTEKITASRAVYAVKKETRTGIRQHGMACCVIIGNPGHMRFVTSSNVAAKFRAIDHEPMEVHPSREEKNKGGPVVVCSMVKECRPFSFLTMDTTKLGDKANHEHARLDFKEIPEENRESDFEAYTFDSSEKPLQLKVKYQKSEKKHELLNITKNGLKLDEPFVLGAPIIMENKSVKSKYSSRWSVVGVIGLNDKRELCPYFVYANMFGFDLSSTQVHTPAQNVPECFDRSDFTSYESYDEPVNITRQAGDLAKEAMTYFNLGLAYDSQGNFLKAIECLEKSLKIASEAGDRATEGVAYLKLGFVYDSQSVFPKAIENYEKSIQIAKEAGDRATEGKACLNLGLLYDTQKDFSKAIEYYEKRLEIAMVEEDRATLGKAYLNLGLVYHSMSDFPKAVECFENGLKFGREAGDRATEGKAYLNLGLVYYTQSDVPKAIECFENCLKIAREEGDRATEGQTYFNLGILYDSQSDVPKAIDCYEESLKSAREAGDRATLGQAYFNAGVNYYSQSDFSKAIAYLENFLKFGREAGDRATEGKAYFNLAYCYYSKSDFPKAIECYEKSLKIAKEGGDRATEGNAYLGLGRVYHSQSDFREATECYEKSLDIAKEAGDQAGVTRVNAFLQDSYLAHRNSLKDTRPVRSEGDGSVAANELNATAADESYDKPVNITREAGDLAKEAMTYFNFGFAYNSQGNFPKAIECYEKSMGIAKEAGNRAAEGKTCLNLGLLYGTQGDVPKAIECFENCLKIAREEGDRATEGKAYFNLGLVYHAKSDFLKAIECFEKVLKIAREEGDRATEAKAYLNLGRVYCTQSDFPKAIECFENCFKIAREEGDRATEGQTYFNLGILYDSQSDVPKAINCYEESLKSAREAGDRATLRQAYVNAGANYCSQSDFPKAIEYLENALKFGWEAGDRATEGKAYYNLAYCYYSKSDFPKAIERYEKSLKNAKEGGDRDTERMAYLGLGRVYCSQGDIPKGTEFYEKSLDIAKEAGDQAGVTRVNAFLLDSYLARRNYLKDSKPVQTTSGVVEQLVSGIQLDTNGGGGSMSEIPLKIAVQPQSQTKKEGSRVELRCEATGNELSYSWLKDGQEMEGQRGCCLVFEQVSMADFGSYVCQVEKKDQRCSSEVAELDVTPGDGKSYTYLSNLPLDVEEMVGKELSLELGGKKAWKFIADYYKMDRTNINLLKKEFKLPGVATLDHIKAVAPDLTVYNFCKTLKQHNIRRLDIVQRLKGHLSS is encoded by the exons ATGTCGAATATATCAGAGGAGGCCAGCCTTTGGTCGTTTAGTCGTAAATCTTTCGAGCATACTGAAAAAATCACAGCGTCCAGAGCTGTTTATGCAGTGAAGAAGGAAACTCGGACAG GTATTCGTCAACATGGAATGGCATGCTGTGTCATAATTGGCAATCCTGGACACATGCGATTTGTCACCTCATCTAATGTAGCGGCTAAATTTAGAGCAATAGATCATGAGCCAATGGAAGTGCACCCTTCTCgtgaagagaaaaataaaggtGGTCCAGTTGTGGTCTGCTCAATGGTCAAAGAGTGTCGCCCTTTTTCATTCCTTACAATGGACACAACCAAGCTAGGTGACAAGGCTAATCATGAGCATGCCCGTcttgatttcaaagaaattcCTGAAGAAAATCGTGAATCAGACTTTGAGGCATATACATTTGATAGTTCTGAAAAGCCTTTACAACTGAAAGTTAAGTAccaaaaaagtgaaaagaaacatgaattATTAAATATAACGAAGAATGGGTTGAAACTGGACGAGCCCTTTGTTCTTGGAGCCCCAATcatcatggaaaacaaaagtgtGAAGTCCAAGTACTCGAGCAGGTGGTCTGTTGTTGGAGTGATTGGACTCAACGACAAGCGGGAACTTTGTCCATACTTTGTTTATGCCAATATGTTTG GATTTGATTTGAGCTCAACGCAAGTACACACCCCGGCACAGAACGTACCAGAGTGTTTTGACCGAAGTGATTTCACCTCAT ACGAGAGTTATGACGAGCCAGTAAACATTACCAGACAAGCAGGCGATCTGGCTAAAGAAGCAATGACCTATTTCAATTTGGGGCTCGCTTATGACTCCCAAGGCAATTTTctaaaagctatcgagtgtttaGAAAAGAGTTTGAAGATTGCGAGTGAAGCAGGCGACCGGGCTACAGAAGGAGTGGCCTATTTGAAACTTGGGTTCGTTTATGACTCCCAGAGCGtttttccaaaagctatcgagaATTATGAAAAGAGTATACAGATTGCCAAGGAAGCAGGCGACCGGGCTACAGAAGGAAAGGCCTGTTTGAATCTTGGGCTCCTTTATGACACCCAGAAAGATTTTTCAAAAGCTATCGAGTATTATGAAAAGAGGTTAGAGATTGCCATGGTAGAAGAGGACCGGGCTACTTTAGGAAAGGCCTACTTGAATCTTGGGCTCGTTTATCACTCCATGAGCGATTTTCCAAAAGCTGTGGAGTGTTTCGAAAACGGTTTAAAGTTTGGCAGGGAAGCAGGCGACCGGGCTACAGAAGGAAAGGCCTATTTGAATCTTGGGCTCGTTTATTACACCCAGAGCGAtgttccaaaagctatcgagtgttttgaaaattgtttaaagATTGCCAGGGAAGAAGGCGACCGGGCTACTGAAGGACAGACCTATTTCAATCTTGGGATACTTTATGACTCCCAGAGTGAtgttccaaaagctatcgaTTGTTATGAAGAGAGTTTAAAGAGTGCCAGAGAAGCAGGCGACCGGGCGACACTAGGACAGGCCTATTTCAATGCTGGGGTCAATTATTACTCCCAGAGCGATTTTTCAAAAGCTATCGcatatttggaaaattttttaaagtttggcAGGGAAGCAGGCGACCGGGCTACAGAAGGAAAGGCCTATTTCAATCTTGCGTACTGTTATTACTCCAAAAgcgattttccaaaagctatcgagtgttacGAAAAGAGTTTAAAGATTGCCAAAGAAGGAGGCGACCGCGCTACGGAAGGAAACGCCTACTTGGGTCTTGGGCGCGTTTATCACTCTCAGAGTGATTTTCGAGAAGCTACCGAGTGTTACGAAAAGAGTTTAGACATTGCCAAGGAAGCAGGCGACCAGGCTGGAGTAACCCGTGTCAATGCATTTCTCCAGGATTCTTACTTGGCTCATCGCAATTCTTTAAAAG ATACTAGGCCAGTCCGAAGCGAGGGGGATGGTTCAGTTGCTGCCAATGAATTAAATGCGACTGCAGCAG ACGAGAGTTATGACAAGCCAGTAAACATTACCAGAGAAGCAGGCGATCTGGCTAAAGAAGCAATGACCTATTTCAATTTTGGGTTCGCTTATAACTCCCAAGGCaattttccaaaagctatcgagtgttatgaaaagagtatGGGGATTGCCAAGGAAGCAGGCAACCGGGCTGCAGAAGGAAAGACCTGTTTGAATCTTGGGCTCCTTTATGGCACCCAGGGCGAtgttccaaaagctatcgagtgttttgaaaattgtttaaagATTGCCAGGGAAGAAGGCGACCGGGCTACTGAAGGAAAGGCCTACTTCAATCTTGGGCTCGTTTATCACGCCAAGAGCGATTTTctaaaagctatcgagtgtttcGAAAAGGTTTTAAAGATTGCCAGGGAAGAAGGCGACCGGGCTACTGAAGCAAAGGCCTATTTGAATCTTGGGCGCGTTTATTGCACCCAGAGcgattttccaaaggctatcgAGTGTTTTGAAAATTGTTTCAAGATTGCCAGGGAAGAAGGCGACCGGGCTACAGAAGGACAGACCTATTTCAATCTTGGGATACTTTATGACTCCCAGAGCGATGTTCCAAAAGCTATCAATTGTTATGAAGAGAGTTTAAAGAGTGCCAGAGAAGCAGGCGACCGGGCTACACTAAGACAGGCCTATGTCAATGCTGGGGCCAATTATTGCTCCCAGAgcgattttccaaaagctatcgagtatTTGGAAAATGCTTTAAAGTTTGGCTGGGAAGCAGGCGACCGGGCTACAGAAGGAAAGGCCTATTACAATCTTGCGTACTGTTATTACTCCAAAAgcgattttccaaaagctatcgagcGTTACGAAAAGAGTTTAAAGAATGCCAAGGAAGGAGGCGACCGGGATACGGAAAGAATGGCCTACTTGGGTCTTGGGCGCGTTTATTGCTCTCAGGGTGATATTCCAAAAGGTACCGAGTTTTACGAAAAGAGTTTAGACATTGCCAAGGAAGCAGGCGACCAGGCTGGAGTAACCCGTGTCAATGCATTTCTCCTGGATTCTTACTTGGCTCGTCGCAATTATTTAAAAG ATAGTAAGCCAGTCCAGACTACCAGTGGTGTTGTGGAACAGCTAGTTTCTGGCATTCAATTAGACACGAATGGAGGGG GTGGGTCAATGTCAGAAATACCATTAAAAATTGCAGTGCAACCACAAAGCCAAACTAAAAAGGAGGGATCAAGGGTGGAACTTAGGTGTGAAGCAACAGGGAATGAATTGTCTTATAGCTGGCTAAAGGACGGGCAAGAGATGGAAGGCCAAAGAGGCTGCTGCCTGGTTTTTGAGCAAGTGAGCATGGCTGACTTTGGCTCTTATGTATGTCAAGTGGAAAAGAAAGACCAAAGGTGTTCATCAGAAGTTGCTGAGCTTGATGTCACACCTGGTGATGGAAAGA GTTACACCTATCTTAGTAATTTGCCCCTGGATGTTGAAGAAATGGTTGGAAAAGAACTTTCTCTGGAGCTTGGTGGAAAGAAAGCATGGAAGTTTATAGCAGACTATTATAAAATGGATCGCACTAACATAAATTTGCTTAAGAAGGAATTTAAGCTACCAGGAGTTGCCACCCTTGATCATATTAAAGCAGTAGCTCCAGACTTAACTGTTTATAATTTTTGCAAGACCCTAAAGCAACATAATATCAGGCGTCTTGACATTGTTCAAAGGCTGAAGGGTCATCTGTCCTCTTGA
- the LOC136915290 gene encoding tetratricopeptide repeat protein 28-like isoform X2 codes for MSNISEEASLWSFSRKSFEHTEKITASRAVYAVKKETRTGIRQHGMACCVIIGNPGHMRFVTSSNVAAKFRAIDHEPMEVHPSREEKNKGGPVVVCSMVKECRPFSFLTMDTTKLGDKANHEHARLDFKEIPEENRESDFEAYTFDSSEKPLQLKVKYQKSEKKHELLNITKNGLKLDEPFVLGAPIIMENKSVKSKYSSRWSVVGVIGLNDKRELCPYFVYANMFGFDLSSTQVHTPAQNVPECFDRSDFTSYESYDEPVNITRQAGDLAKEAMTYFNLGLAYDSQGNFLKAIECLEKSLKIASEAGDRATEGVAYLKLGFVYDSQSVFPKAIENYEKSIQIAKEAGDRATEGKACLNLGLLYDTQKDFSKAIEYYEKRLEIAMVEEDRATLGKAYLNLGLVYHSMSDFPKAVECFENGLKFGREAGDRATEGKAYLNLGLVYYTQSDVPKAIECFENCLKIAREEGDRATEGQTYFNLGILYDSQSDVPKAIDCYEESLKSAREAGDRATLGQAYFNAGVNYYSQSDFSKAIAYLENFLKFGREAGDRATEGKAYFNLAYCYYSKSDFPKAIECYEKSLKIAKEGGDRATEGNAYLGLGRVYHSQSDFREATECYEKSLDIAKEAGDQAGVTRVNAFLQDSYLAHRNSLKDTRPVRSEGDGSVAANELNATAADESYDKPVNITREAGDLAKEAMTYFNFGFAYNSQGNFPKAIECYEKSMGIAKEAGNRAAEGKTCLNLGLLYGTQGDVPKAIECFENCLKIAREEGDRATEGKAYFNLGLVYHAKSDFLKAIECFEKVLKIAREEGDRATEAKAYLNLGRVYCTQSDFPKAIECFENCFKIAREEGDRATEGQTYFNLGILYDSQSDVPKAINCYEESLKSAREAGDRATLRQAYVNAGANYCSQSDFPKAIEYLENALKFGWEAGDRATEGKAYYNLAYCYYSKSDFPKAIERYEKSLKNAKEGGDRDTERMAYLGLGRVYCSQGDIPKGTEFYEKSLDIAKEAGDQAGVTRVNAFLLDSYLARRNYLKDSKPVQTTSGVVEQLVSGIQLDTNGGVQPQSQTKKEGSRVELRCEATGNELSYSWLKDGQEMEGQRGCCLVFEQVSMADFGSYVCQVEKKDQRCSSEVAELDVTPGDGKSYTYLSNLPLDVEEMVGKELSLELGGKKAWKFIADYYKMDRTNINLLKKEFKLPGVATLDHIKAVAPDLTVYNFCKTLKQHNIRRLDIVQRLKGHLSS; via the exons ATGTCGAATATATCAGAGGAGGCCAGCCTTTGGTCGTTTAGTCGTAAATCTTTCGAGCATACTGAAAAAATCACAGCGTCCAGAGCTGTTTATGCAGTGAAGAAGGAAACTCGGACAG GTATTCGTCAACATGGAATGGCATGCTGTGTCATAATTGGCAATCCTGGACACATGCGATTTGTCACCTCATCTAATGTAGCGGCTAAATTTAGAGCAATAGATCATGAGCCAATGGAAGTGCACCCTTCTCgtgaagagaaaaataaaggtGGTCCAGTTGTGGTCTGCTCAATGGTCAAAGAGTGTCGCCCTTTTTCATTCCTTACAATGGACACAACCAAGCTAGGTGACAAGGCTAATCATGAGCATGCCCGTcttgatttcaaagaaattcCTGAAGAAAATCGTGAATCAGACTTTGAGGCATATACATTTGATAGTTCTGAAAAGCCTTTACAACTGAAAGTTAAGTAccaaaaaagtgaaaagaaacatgaattATTAAATATAACGAAGAATGGGTTGAAACTGGACGAGCCCTTTGTTCTTGGAGCCCCAATcatcatggaaaacaaaagtgtGAAGTCCAAGTACTCGAGCAGGTGGTCTGTTGTTGGAGTGATTGGACTCAACGACAAGCGGGAACTTTGTCCATACTTTGTTTATGCCAATATGTTTG GATTTGATTTGAGCTCAACGCAAGTACACACCCCGGCACAGAACGTACCAGAGTGTTTTGACCGAAGTGATTTCACCTCAT ACGAGAGTTATGACGAGCCAGTAAACATTACCAGACAAGCAGGCGATCTGGCTAAAGAAGCAATGACCTATTTCAATTTGGGGCTCGCTTATGACTCCCAAGGCAATTTTctaaaagctatcgagtgtttaGAAAAGAGTTTGAAGATTGCGAGTGAAGCAGGCGACCGGGCTACAGAAGGAGTGGCCTATTTGAAACTTGGGTTCGTTTATGACTCCCAGAGCGtttttccaaaagctatcgagaATTATGAAAAGAGTATACAGATTGCCAAGGAAGCAGGCGACCGGGCTACAGAAGGAAAGGCCTGTTTGAATCTTGGGCTCCTTTATGACACCCAGAAAGATTTTTCAAAAGCTATCGAGTATTATGAAAAGAGGTTAGAGATTGCCATGGTAGAAGAGGACCGGGCTACTTTAGGAAAGGCCTACTTGAATCTTGGGCTCGTTTATCACTCCATGAGCGATTTTCCAAAAGCTGTGGAGTGTTTCGAAAACGGTTTAAAGTTTGGCAGGGAAGCAGGCGACCGGGCTACAGAAGGAAAGGCCTATTTGAATCTTGGGCTCGTTTATTACACCCAGAGCGAtgttccaaaagctatcgagtgttttgaaaattgtttaaagATTGCCAGGGAAGAAGGCGACCGGGCTACTGAAGGACAGACCTATTTCAATCTTGGGATACTTTATGACTCCCAGAGTGAtgttccaaaagctatcgaTTGTTATGAAGAGAGTTTAAAGAGTGCCAGAGAAGCAGGCGACCGGGCGACACTAGGACAGGCCTATTTCAATGCTGGGGTCAATTATTACTCCCAGAGCGATTTTTCAAAAGCTATCGcatatttggaaaattttttaaagtttggcAGGGAAGCAGGCGACCGGGCTACAGAAGGAAAGGCCTATTTCAATCTTGCGTACTGTTATTACTCCAAAAgcgattttccaaaagctatcgagtgttacGAAAAGAGTTTAAAGATTGCCAAAGAAGGAGGCGACCGCGCTACGGAAGGAAACGCCTACTTGGGTCTTGGGCGCGTTTATCACTCTCAGAGTGATTTTCGAGAAGCTACCGAGTGTTACGAAAAGAGTTTAGACATTGCCAAGGAAGCAGGCGACCAGGCTGGAGTAACCCGTGTCAATGCATTTCTCCAGGATTCTTACTTGGCTCATCGCAATTCTTTAAAAG ATACTAGGCCAGTCCGAAGCGAGGGGGATGGTTCAGTTGCTGCCAATGAATTAAATGCGACTGCAGCAG ACGAGAGTTATGACAAGCCAGTAAACATTACCAGAGAAGCAGGCGATCTGGCTAAAGAAGCAATGACCTATTTCAATTTTGGGTTCGCTTATAACTCCCAAGGCaattttccaaaagctatcgagtgttatgaaaagagtatGGGGATTGCCAAGGAAGCAGGCAACCGGGCTGCAGAAGGAAAGACCTGTTTGAATCTTGGGCTCCTTTATGGCACCCAGGGCGAtgttccaaaagctatcgagtgttttgaaaattgtttaaagATTGCCAGGGAAGAAGGCGACCGGGCTACTGAAGGAAAGGCCTACTTCAATCTTGGGCTCGTTTATCACGCCAAGAGCGATTTTctaaaagctatcgagtgtttcGAAAAGGTTTTAAAGATTGCCAGGGAAGAAGGCGACCGGGCTACTGAAGCAAAGGCCTATTTGAATCTTGGGCGCGTTTATTGCACCCAGAGcgattttccaaaggctatcgAGTGTTTTGAAAATTGTTTCAAGATTGCCAGGGAAGAAGGCGACCGGGCTACAGAAGGACAGACCTATTTCAATCTTGGGATACTTTATGACTCCCAGAGCGATGTTCCAAAAGCTATCAATTGTTATGAAGAGAGTTTAAAGAGTGCCAGAGAAGCAGGCGACCGGGCTACACTAAGACAGGCCTATGTCAATGCTGGGGCCAATTATTGCTCCCAGAgcgattttccaaaagctatcgagtatTTGGAAAATGCTTTAAAGTTTGGCTGGGAAGCAGGCGACCGGGCTACAGAAGGAAAGGCCTATTACAATCTTGCGTACTGTTATTACTCCAAAAgcgattttccaaaagctatcgagcGTTACGAAAAGAGTTTAAAGAATGCCAAGGAAGGAGGCGACCGGGATACGGAAAGAATGGCCTACTTGGGTCTTGGGCGCGTTTATTGCTCTCAGGGTGATATTCCAAAAGGTACCGAGTTTTACGAAAAGAGTTTAGACATTGCCAAGGAAGCAGGCGACCAGGCTGGAGTAACCCGTGTCAATGCATTTCTCCTGGATTCTTACTTGGCTCGTCGCAATTATTTAAAAG ATAGTAAGCCAGTCCAGACTACCAGTGGTGTTGTGGAACAGCTAGTTTCTGGCATTCAATTAGACACGAATGGAGGGG TGCAACCACAAAGCCAAACTAAAAAGGAGGGATCAAGGGTGGAACTTAGGTGTGAAGCAACAGGGAATGAATTGTCTTATAGCTGGCTAAAGGACGGGCAAGAGATGGAAGGCCAAAGAGGCTGCTGCCTGGTTTTTGAGCAAGTGAGCATGGCTGACTTTGGCTCTTATGTATGTCAAGTGGAAAAGAAAGACCAAAGGTGTTCATCAGAAGTTGCTGAGCTTGATGTCACACCTGGTGATGGAAAGA GTTACACCTATCTTAGTAATTTGCCCCTGGATGTTGAAGAAATGGTTGGAAAAGAACTTTCTCTGGAGCTTGGTGGAAAGAAAGCATGGAAGTTTATAGCAGACTATTATAAAATGGATCGCACTAACATAAATTTGCTTAAGAAGGAATTTAAGCTACCAGGAGTTGCCACCCTTGATCATATTAAAGCAGTAGCTCCAGACTTAACTGTTTATAATTTTTGCAAGACCCTAAAGCAACATAATATCAGGCGTCTTGACATTGTTCAAAGGCTGAAGGGTCATCTGTCCTCTTGA
- the LOC136915291 gene encoding ras-related protein Rab-8A-like, with product MAKTYDFLFKLLLIGDSGVGKTCVLFRFSEDAFNSTFISTIGIDFKIRTIELDGKKIKLQIWDTAGQERFRTITTAYYRGAMGIMLVYDITNDKSFENIKNWIRNIEEHASSDVEKMVLGNKCDMEDRRAVTKDRGTQLATEYGIKFMETSAKSSINVEEAFFTLARDIKLKMDKKLEQSSPQASTTIHVTPQPKQSKGFRCTLL from the exons ATGGCCAAAACATATGATTTTCTGTTCAAACTTTTACTGATAGGAGACTCAGGAGTGGGCAAGACGTGTGTGCTGTTTCGATTTTCGGAAGATGCTTTTAATTCGACTTTTATCTCAACTATAG GGATTGATTTCAAAATAAGGACGATAGAATTGGatggaaagaaaataaagcTTCAAATATG GGACACAGCTGGACAGGAAAGGTTCCGTACCATCACCACAGCGTACTACCGTGGAGCTATG GGAATCATGCTTGTATATGACATCACAAATGATAAGTCATTTGAGAATATCAAGAACTGGATCAGGAATATTGAAGAG CATGCATCATCTGATGTTGAAAAAATGGTGCTGGGAAATAAATGTGACATGGAAGATAGAAGAGCAGTGACCAAGGATCGAGGAACACAG TTGGCAACAGAATATGGCATAAAATTCATGGAAACAAGTGCAAAGTCCAGTATAAATGTTGAAGAG GCATTTTTCACGCTTGCAAGAGATATAAAACTTAAAATGGACAAGAAACTT GAACAATCAAGCCCACAGGCGTCGACCACAATCCATGTCACACCGCAACCTAAGCAATCAAAGGGGTTCCGATGTACACTATTGTAG
- the LOC136915293 gene encoding uncharacterized protein, producing MGDKDYELTYKILILGDSGVGKTCLIFRFIEDIFSDSYISTIGIDCRSRTVDLDGKRVRLQIWDTAGQERFRTLTSAYFRGAMGIVLVYDITTEDSFKNITQWLQNIDENASRNVCKILVGNKLDCEDEREIAKFRGLSMSENAELEFFETSARTGEGVSEAFMAVARQIKEFQDRKGARSLDEDTTIPLNPSHGSPQMQSACCR from the exons ATGGGAGACAAAGACTACGAACTAACGTACAAAATACTTATTCTTGGAGACAGCGGCGTCGGAAAAACTTGCCTGATCTTTAGATTTATAGAGGATATATTTTCAGACTCGTATATCTCGACAATCG GTATTGACTGTAGAAGCAGAACTGTGGACCTAGATGGCAAGAGAGTGAGGCTTCAAATTTG GGATACTGCTGGTCAAGAAAGATTCAGGACACTTACAAGTGCTTACTTTAGAGGGGCTATG ggtATAGTTTTAGTGTATGATATCACAACGGAGGACTCATTCAAAAATATAACTCAATGGCTGCAAAATATTGACGAG AATGCTTCACGTAATGTTTGTAAAATTCTGGTTGGGAACAAGTTGGATTGTGAAGATGAAAGAGAAATCGCCAAATTCAGGGGATTATCA ATGAGTGAAAATGCTGAATTAGAATTTTTCGAAACCAGTGCCCGAACAGGAGAAGGTGTATCAGAA GCATTTATGGCAGTTGCACGGCAGATCAAAGAATTTCAAGACAGAAAG GGAGCGAGGTCGTTAGATGAAGATACTACAATTCCTCTCAATCCATCACATGGATCACCTCAAATGCAGTCCGCTTGTTGTCGCTGA